A DNA window from Rhineura floridana isolate rRhiFlo1 chromosome 11, rRhiFlo1.hap2, whole genome shotgun sequence contains the following coding sequences:
- the LOC133366394 gene encoding olfactory receptor 6F1-like produces MPQHNQAEQNETTVMEFILLGFPGSQYSQMVFLIMYILSILGNVAIIILVLTNYPLHTPMYFYLCNLSFLEIWYTTAIIPKTLAIFLGRSRSISFNGCILQMYFVFSFGCTENFLLSVMAYDRYLAICYPLHYNTIMDISFSCKLAAGCWLCGFIFISMLVFLISRLSFCGPNVINHFYCNIDSWIVLSCSDTHVVEMAVFVLSIIVILCSCVVILLSYMYIISTILHIPSAKGQEKAFSTCSSHLAVVIIWYGSTIFLYVKPSVWTSLEQTKIVNILNTVVTPLLNPFIYTLRNKEVKVAVKHLLHWE; encoded by the coding sequence ATGCCACAGCACAATCAAGCAGAACAAAATGAAACAACAGTAATGGAATTCATCCTTCTTGGTTTCCCAGGATCTCAGTATTCACAGATGGTCTTTCTTATCATGTACATCCTGTCTATTTTGGGAAATGTGGCTATCATCATTCTAGTATTAACAAATTATCCTCTCCATACTCCCATGTACTTCTACCTTTGCAATCTGTCTTTCTTGGAGATATGGTACACAACAGCCATTATCCCTAAGACCCTTGCCATCTTTCTGGGAAGGAGCAGAAGCATCTCTTTCAATGGCTGCATTCTGCAAATGTACTTTGTTTTCTCCTTTGGATGCACAGAGAACTTCCTGCTATCTGTCATGGCTTATGATCGTTATTTGGCCATATGTTATCCACTGCACTACAATACCATCATGGACATCAGCTTTTCTTGCAAGTTGGCAGCAGGCTGTTGGTTATGTGGTTTCATTTTTATTTCCATGCTAGTATTTTTGATCTCAAGATTGTCCTTCTGTGGGCCTAATGTGATTAATCACTTCTACTGTAACATTGATTCCTGGATAGTTCTCTCGTGCTCTGACACCCATGTCGTTGAGATGGCAGTTTTTGTCCTCTCCATCATTGTCATTTTGTGTTCATGTGTGGTAATCCTTCTTTCCTACATGTACATCATCTCCACCATCCTGCACATCCCATCTGCTAAAGGACAGGAAAAGGCCTTTTCCACATGCTCTTCCCATCTCGCTGTAGTCATCATTTGGTATGGATCCACCATCTTCCTGTATGTCAAGCCTTCTGTATGGACATCTTTAGAGCAGACTAAAATAGTGAATATCCTGAACACAGTTGTGACTCCATTGCTAAATCCTTTCATCTACACTCTAAGAAACAAAGAGGTAAAAGTGGCTGTGAAACATTTATTACACTGGGAATGA
- the LOC133367938 gene encoding olfactory receptor 11L1-like: MLITLENNNTAITEFILLGFGNLHGLQILLFVIFLAIYLITLSGNILILVVVSLNRGLHTPMYFFLVNFSFLEIWYTTSTVPKMLKTLLTMHEAISFSGCIAQFYFFGSMAVTECYLLAVISYDRYLAICNPLRYTAIMNIKVCFQMAAGSWISGFLTPIPTTVLSFRLPFCAANEIDHFFCDLSPILKLSCTDPHVAEMTTFILAAMVTMVPFFLTLASYANIISTILRIPSAKGKRKAFSTCSSHLIVVTLFYVTLGSVYAAPSAKQSPVLNKLFSLLYTVITPMFNPMIYSLRNKEVKEALRKLLCEKSCPCMATTVEQETTYKETPTKGVTDQ; the protein is encoded by the coding sequence ATGCTCATCACACTAGAAAACAACAATACAGCCATCACAGAGTTTATTCTCCTGGGATTTGGGAATCTTCATGGTCTACAAATTCTCCTCTTTGTGATATTCTTGGCCATCTATCTGATTACTCTGTCTGGCAACATCCTCATATTAGTTGTTGTATCACTCAACCGGGGCCTTCACACACCCATGTATTTCTTCCTGGTAAATTTCTCCTTCCTGGAGATCTGGTATACAACTTCCACTGTACCTAAGATGCTGAAAACTCTCCTCACAATGCATGAAGCTATCTCCTTCTCTGGATGCATTGCCCAGTTTTATTTCTTTGGCTCCATGGCAGTCACTGAATGCTATCTCTTAGCAGTGATATCTTATGACCGATACTTAGCTATCTGCAATCCACTTcgctacacagccatcatgaacATCAAGGTCTGCTTTCAGATGGCAGCTGGTTCCTGGATAAGTGGATTTCTGACTCCCATCCCAACTACTGTGCTATCTTTCAGGTTGCCATTCTGTGCTGCCAATGAAATAGATCATTTTTTCTGTGATTTAAGCCCTATTTTAAAGCTCTCCTGTACTGACCCCCATGTGGCAGAAATGACCACATTCATTTTAGCAGCCATGGTGACAATGGTTCCTTTTTTTCTCACCTTGGCTTCATATGCCAATATTATTTCCACCATTCTTAGAATCCCATCTGCCAAGGGGAAGCGGAAAGCTTTCTCCACATGCTCCTCTCATCTCATTGTGGTGACGTTGTTCTATGTCACTCTAGGTAGTGTTTATGCAGCCCCCTCAGCCAAACAGTCTCCAGTTCTCAACAAACTCTTCTCTCTGCTGTACACTGTAATCACCCCCATGTTCAACCCTATGATTTATAGTCTGAGAAACAAAGAGGTCAAGGAAGCCCTGAGGAAACTCCTCTGTGAAAAGTCTTGTCCCTGCATGGCTACCACTGTGGAACAAGAAACAACGTATAAGGAAACCCCAACAAAAGGGGTAACAGACCAGTGA